A window from gamma proteobacterium SS-5 encodes these proteins:
- the smc gene encoding chromosome segregation protein SMC — translation MRLEKIKIAGFKSFVEPTTVLLPSHLVGVVGPNGCGKSNVIDAVRWVMGESSAKMLRGESMADVIFNGSTSRKPVGTASIELVFDNSDGRAGGQYASYNQISVRRSVSRDGQSGYALNGMRCRRRDITDLFLGTGLGPRSYSIIEQGMISRLIEARPEDLRLFLEEAAGISKYKERRRETETRIRHTRENLDRLNDLREEVSKQLRHLERQAATAEKYKTLKQQERRGKAELLALRWAQLAQEHHQAETAIAQQETQLEARLAEQRRLEAGLEQLREQQLEGNDRFNAEQSRFYAVGAEISRLEQQIRFARENRQRLERDLGQTRAELERVQEHQGRDQAGLEEKTAQLAERRPQLQLRQEEEQQIAAEQQAYEQQLHGWQADWDEFNQRAAQPAQTAQVERARITQLEQQQDQLQRRGQRLQEEQSRLESSADQARLEGLELDLAEAQEQADQAEQALSEQLLQIEQRREQLRQQEQQLRQRQNRNSELAGRIASLNTLQQAALGKETKGDQGRRLVELGLTQAARLAEQLQVEPGWRQALEAVLGPRLQAICVEDLDALGLRLSADEPSQLCLLGCGSGGEGATSAHLPSADPGFRFAASGLQSVADLPSDSLLRRLQAGPASAALAQLLHGARCAESSEQALQRRGELAAGEYFVTPEGLLLGANWLLAGRDQRSAGALQREEELRALGQEAGLLGEEIEQLSQALEEQRSALQELEQAQEQQRRRHAEAGRRLTELRSLRAGLVSRIEHVSGRRRAIDEELQEIEQQRQQAEDDIKQARTRLHQALEQTEACTGQRQLLIEQRDALRQRLGQVRDTRNRLRGQVQELALQVQALDTACVALDKAQAQAEQQQQRLRQRASELSAQLAEAEAPLQLEQAQLEAQLELRLQVEQALAEARDGLAQLDQQLRQYEQQRHQSEQQASTQRDRLEQARLHQQELKVRWSTLAEQLAETGYGSEELLAQLEPGLELDQLQARLEDLGQQIERLGRVNLAAIDEFREQSERMSYLDAQHADISSSLEVLEEAIRKIDRETRTRFKETFDKVNSGLQELFPKLFGGGHAYLQMTGDDLLDTGVSVMARPPGKRNSSIQLLSGGEKALTAVAMVFAIFQLNPAPFCMLDEVDAPLDDANVQRFCNMVKEMSDKVQFIFITHNKVTMEMSHQLIGVTMHEPGVSRIVSVDIAEAAKLAGA, via the coding sequence ATGCGCCTTGAGAAGATCAAAATTGCCGGCTTCAAATCCTTCGTGGAGCCCACCACAGTGCTGCTGCCGTCCCATCTGGTGGGCGTGGTCGGGCCCAATGGCTGTGGCAAATCCAATGTCATCGACGCCGTGCGCTGGGTCATGGGGGAAAGCTCGGCGAAGATGCTGCGCGGTGAATCCATGGCCGATGTCATCTTCAACGGTTCCACCTCGCGCAAGCCGGTGGGCACCGCCAGCATCGAGCTGGTGTTCGACAACAGCGACGGCCGCGCCGGTGGCCAATACGCCAGCTACAACCAGATCTCGGTGCGCCGCAGCGTCTCCCGCGATGGTCAGTCCGGCTATGCCCTGAATGGCATGCGCTGCCGCCGCCGCGATATCACCGACCTGTTTCTGGGCACCGGCCTGGGGCCGCGCAGCTACTCCATCATTGAACAGGGCATGATCTCGCGCCTGATCGAGGCCCGCCCGGAGGACCTGCGCCTGTTTCTGGAGGAGGCGGCCGGCATCTCCAAATACAAAGAGCGTCGGCGCGAGACCGAGACCCGCATCCGCCACACGCGGGAGAACCTGGACCGCCTCAACGACCTGCGCGAGGAGGTGAGCAAGCAGCTGCGCCACCTGGAGCGCCAAGCGGCCACGGCGGAGAAATACAAGACCCTCAAGCAGCAGGAGCGGCGCGGCAAGGCCGAGCTGCTGGCCCTGCGCTGGGCCCAGCTGGCGCAGGAACACCACCAGGCCGAGACCGCCATTGCCCAGCAGGAGACCCAGCTGGAGGCCCGGCTGGCCGAGCAGCGGCGGCTGGAGGCGGGGCTTGAGCAGCTGCGCGAACAGCAGCTGGAGGGCAACGACCGCTTCAACGCCGAGCAGAGCAGGTTCTATGCCGTGGGCGCGGAGATCTCCCGTCTGGAGCAGCAGATCCGCTTTGCCCGGGAAAACCGGCAACGGCTGGAGCGTGACCTGGGCCAGACCCGGGCCGAGCTGGAGCGGGTGCAGGAACACCAGGGCCGCGACCAGGCCGGGCTGGAGGAAAAGACCGCCCAGCTGGCCGAGCGCCGCCCCCAGTTGCAGCTGCGCCAGGAGGAGGAGCAGCAGATCGCCGCCGAGCAGCAAGCGTACGAGCAGCAGCTGCACGGCTGGCAGGCAGACTGGGACGAGTTCAATCAGCGTGCCGCCCAGCCAGCCCAGACCGCCCAGGTGGAACGCGCCCGCATCACCCAGCTGGAGCAGCAGCAGGACCAGTTGCAGCGCCGAGGCCAGCGTCTGCAAGAAGAGCAGAGTCGGCTGGAAAGCAGCGCCGATCAGGCCCGTCTGGAGGGCCTGGAGCTGGACCTGGCCGAGGCCCAGGAGCAGGCGGATCAGGCCGAGCAGGCCCTCAGCGAGCAGCTGCTGCAGATCGAGCAGCGCCGCGAGCAACTGCGCCAACAGGAACAGCAACTGCGTCAGCGGCAGAACCGTAACAGCGAGCTGGCCGGGCGCATCGCCTCCCTCAATACCCTGCAGCAGGCCGCCCTGGGCAAGGAGACCAAGGGCGATCAGGGTCGGCGTCTGGTCGAGCTGGGTCTGACCCAGGCGGCGCGCCTGGCCGAGCAGCTGCAGGTCGAGCCGGGCTGGCGTCAGGCCCTGGAGGCAGTGCTCGGGCCGCGCCTGCAGGCCATTTGCGTGGAGGACCTGGACGCCCTGGGGCTGCGCTTGAGCGCCGATGAGCCGAGCCAGCTGTGTCTGCTGGGGTGTGGATCGGGTGGAGAAGGGGCGACCAGCGCCCATCTACCCAGCGCCGACCCCGGATTCCGCTTCGCTGCATCCGGGCTACAGTCAGTGGCGGATCTCCCCAGCGACAGCCTGCTGCGCCGGTTGCAGGCCGGCCCGGCCAGCGCTGCCCTGGCCCAGCTGCTGCATGGCGCCCGTTGCGCCGAGTCCAGTGAACAGGCCCTGCAGCGGCGCGGCGAACTGGCCGCTGGGGAGTATTTTGTCACCCCCGAGGGCCTGCTGCTGGGAGCCAACTGGCTGCTGGCCGGGCGGGACCAGCGCAGCGCCGGCGCCCTGCAGCGGGAGGAGGAGTTGCGCGCTCTGGGTCAGGAGGCGGGCCTGCTGGGGGAGGAGATCGAACAGCTGAGCCAGGCCCTGGAGGAGCAGCGCAGCGCCCTGCAGGAGCTGGAGCAGGCCCAGGAGCAGCAGCGTCGGCGTCATGCCGAGGCCGGGCGGCGGCTCACCGAGCTGCGCTCCCTGCGCGCCGGGCTGGTCAGCCGTATCGAGCACGTCAGCGGCCGCCGCCGCGCCATCGACGAGGAGTTGCAGGAGATCGAACAACAGCGCCAGCAGGCCGAGGACGACATCAAGCAGGCGCGTACCCGCCTGCATCAGGCCCTGGAGCAGACCGAGGCCTGCACCGGCCAGCGGCAGCTGCTGATCGAACAGCGCGATGCCCTGCGCCAGCGTCTAGGCCAGGTGCGCGACACGCGCAACCGCCTGCGCGGCCAGGTGCAGGAACTGGCCCTGCAGGTGCAGGCGCTGGATACCGCCTGCGTCGCCCTGGACAAGGCCCAGGCCCAGGCCGAGCAACAGCAGCAGCGCCTGCGGCAGCGGGCCAGTGAACTCAGCGCCCAGCTGGCCGAGGCCGAGGCCCCGCTGCAGCTGGAGCAGGCCCAGCTGGAGGCCCAGCTGGAGCTGCGCTTGCAGGTGGAACAGGCCCTGGCCGAGGCGCGTGATGGCCTGGCCCAGCTGGATCAGCAGTTGCGCCAGTATGAACAGCAGCGCCACCAGAGCGAGCAGCAGGCCAGCACCCAGCGCGACCGGCTAGAGCAGGCGCGCCTGCATCAGCAGGAGTTGAAGGTGCGCTGGAGCACCCTGGCAGAGCAGCTGGCCGAGACCGGCTACGGCAGCGAGGAGCTGCTCGCCCAGCTGGAGCCGGGCCTGGAGCTGGACCAGCTACAGGCCCGGCTGGAGGACCTGGGGCAACAGATCGAACGCCTGGGCAGGGTCAATCTGGCCGCCATCGACGAGTTCAGGGAGCAATCCGAGCGCATGAGCTACCTGGATGCCCAACACGCCGATATCAGCAGCTCCCTGGAGGTGTTGGAGGAGGCCATCCGCAAGATCGACCGCGAGACCCGCACCCGCTTCAAGGAGACCTTCGACAAGGTCAACAGTGGCCTGCAGGAGCTGTTTCCCAAGCTGTTCGGCGGTGGCCATGCCTATCTGCAGATGACCGGCGATGACCTGCTCGATACCGGCGTGTCGGTGATGGCACGCCCGCCGGGCAAGCGCAACTCCAGCATCCAACTGCTCTCCGGCGGCGAGAAGGCGCTCACCGCCGTGGCCATGGTGTTTGCCATCTTTCAGCTCAATCCGGCCCCCTTCTGCATGCTTGACGAGGTGGACGCGCCGCTGGATGATGCCAACGTCCAGCGCTTTTGTAACATGGTGAAGGAGATGTCTGATAAAGTGCAGTTCATTTTCATCACCCACAACAAAGTCACCATGGAAATGTCCCATCAGCTGATCGGTGTGACCATGCATGAACCCGGCGTCTCCCGCATCGTATCCGTCGATATCGCCGAAGCCGCCAAGCTGGCGGGTGCCTGA
- the ligA gene encoding NAD-dependent DNA ligase LigA, which produces MKDQPAEQIDQLRRQIEGHNYSYYVLDDPQIPDAEYDRLFRQLQQLEAEHPELVRPDSPTQRVGAAPLAKFAEVVHARPMLSLNNAFDEAEMADFDRRARERLASPGPLVYLAEPKLDGLAINLRYEQGRLVQAATRGDGSSGEDVTQNIRTLASIPLRLLGQGWPEVLEVRGEVFMPRAAFERLNQQAREQGSKGFANPRNAAAGSLRQLDPRITANRALAFYAYGLGEVSGERLADSQSASLARLRDWGLPISPEQRRVEGLEGCLAYYRQMGERRDGLDYDIDGVVFKLDALDQQEWLGQISRAPRWALAFKFPAQEALTRLLGVDFQVGRTGALTPVARLEPVLVGGVTVSNATLHNMDEVRRKDICIGDQVIVRRAGDVIPEVVRALPDSRPVDAQVIERPSQCPVCGSDVVQAEGEAVARCSGGLYCSAQRKEALKHFASRKAMDIEGLGDRLIDQLVEQGLVQNPAELYGLQAEQLVGLERMGRKSADKLLAALARSRDTRLERFLFALGIREVGESTARNLARHFGDLAPLIAASEEELLQISDIGPIVARHIHSFFRQGHNQEVIQALLEAGISWPKQEPTRPERQPLAGQTFVITGTLSRPREQIKAELLALGAKVSGSLSKKTHYLIAGSEAGSKLAKAQALGVQVIDEAELERLKTEAAGLQ; this is translated from the coding sequence ATGAAGGATCAACCGGCCGAGCAAATAGACCAGCTGCGGCGGCAGATCGAGGGGCACAACTACAGCTACTACGTCCTCGACGACCCCCAGATCCCCGACGCCGAATACGACCGCCTGTTTCGCCAGCTGCAGCAGCTGGAGGCGGAGCACCCGGAGCTGGTGCGGCCCGATTCTCCGACCCAGCGGGTAGGGGCGGCACCCTTGGCTAAGTTCGCCGAGGTGGTCCACGCCCGGCCCATGCTGTCGCTGAACAACGCCTTTGATGAGGCCGAGATGGCGGATTTTGACCGCCGTGCCCGCGAGCGCCTGGCCAGTCCCGGTCCCCTGGTCTATCTGGCCGAGCCCAAGCTCGATGGCCTGGCGATCAACCTGCGCTATGAGCAGGGTCGGCTGGTGCAGGCCGCCACCCGGGGCGATGGCAGCAGCGGCGAGGATGTCACCCAGAACATACGCACCCTGGCCAGCATCCCCCTGCGCCTGCTCGGCCAAGGCTGGCCCGAGGTGCTGGAGGTGCGCGGCGAGGTGTTCATGCCCCGAGCGGCCTTTGAGCGGCTCAATCAGCAGGCCCGAGAGCAGGGCAGCAAGGGCTTCGCCAATCCGCGCAATGCCGCCGCCGGCTCCCTGCGCCAGCTCGATCCCCGCATTACCGCCAACCGCGCCCTGGCCTTTTACGCCTACGGCCTGGGTGAGGTCAGCGGCGAGCGCCTGGCCGACAGCCAAAGCGCCAGCCTGGCCCGCTTGCGTGACTGGGGCCTGCCGATCTCGCCGGAACAGCGCCGGGTGGAGGGCCTGGAGGGCTGTCTGGCCTATTACCGACAGATGGGCGAGCGCCGCGATGGCCTGGACTACGACATAGACGGCGTGGTGTTCAAACTCGACGCCCTGGATCAGCAGGAGTGGCTGGGCCAGATCAGCCGGGCGCCGCGCTGGGCCCTGGCCTTCAAATTCCCTGCCCAAGAGGCCCTGACCCGCCTGCTCGGGGTGGATTTTCAGGTCGGTCGCACCGGTGCCCTGACCCCGGTGGCGCGGCTGGAGCCGGTGTTGGTCGGCGGGGTCACGGTCAGCAATGCCACCCTGCACAATATGGACGAGGTGCGGCGCAAGGATATCTGTATCGGTGATCAGGTCATCGTACGCCGCGCCGGCGATGTCATTCCCGAGGTGGTGCGCGCGCTGCCCGACAGCCGCCCGGTCGATGCCCAGGTTATCGAACGGCCCAGCCAGTGCCCGGTATGCGGCTCCGATGTGGTGCAGGCCGAGGGCGAGGCGGTGGCCCGCTGTAGCGGTGGCCTCTATTGCAGCGCCCAGCGCAAGGAGGCGCTGAAACACTTTGCCAGCCGCAAGGCCATGGATATAGAGGGTCTGGGTGATCGCCTTATCGACCAGTTGGTGGAGCAGGGTCTGGTACAGAATCCGGCGGAGCTCTATGGGCTGCAGGCCGAGCAGCTGGTCGGGCTGGAGCGCATGGGGCGGAAGTCAGCGGATAAGCTGCTGGCCGCCTTGGCACGCAGCCGGGATACCCGTCTGGAGCGCTTTCTGTTCGCCCTGGGCATCCGCGAGGTGGGGGAGAGCACCGCCCGCAACCTGGCCCGGCACTTCGGCGACCTTGCCCCCCTGATCGCCGCCAGTGAGGAAGAGCTGCTGCAGATCAGCGATATAGGACCCATAGTTGCCCGCCATATCCACAGCTTCTTTCGACAGGGGCATAACCAGGAGGTGATCCAGGCCCTGCTTGAGGCCGGGATCAGCTGGCCTAAACAGGAGCCCACCCGTCCCGAGCGCCAACCCCTAGCCGGTCAGACCTTCGTCATCACCGGCACCCTCAGCCGCCCCCGCGAGCAGATCAAGGCCGAACTCCTGGCCCTGGGGGCCAAGGTCAGCGGCAGTCTGTCCAAAAAGACCCATTACCTGATCGCGGGCAGCGAGGCCGGCTCTAAATTGGCCAAGGCTCAAGCGCTGGGGGTGCAGGTCATCGACGAGGCCGAGTTGGAAAGGCTAAAGACCGAAGCGGCAGGGTTGCAGTAG
- the gcvPA gene encoding aminomethyl-transferring glycine dehydrogenase subunit GcvPA: MPFIPHTQAEVAAMLGVIGVERIDQLFDEIPAELRCGTLAELGPGLSEMEVGRLLQQRARADAGGLLFIGAGAYDHHIPAAVWQLASRGEFYSAYTPYQAEASQGTLQLLYEFQSMMTALTAMEVSNASLYDGASALAEAILMALRLNRKSQSRRVLLPRSLHPAYRRSVASIVRQQGVELIELPFDAATGRTDPAALAPYAGEDIAALVIAQPNFFGVLEEVDELADWALAQQAISIGVVNPLSLALLKPPGEWGAAGVDICCGEGQPLGIPLSSGGPYFGFLTSRQRHVRQMPGRIVGRTLDLDGNPGFSLTLQAREQHIRRSKATSNICTNQGLMVTAATIHLSLLGFNGLANTAAACHANTQQLVQLLCQVKGVEPLFSGAMFHEQALRLPLAVGDVLRALAAHNVLGGYDLSRDYPELGNALLVCATEKRSAEEMQHYQQKLERIINARAPCPVRPKF, translated from the coding sequence ATGCCCTTTATTCCCCACACCCAGGCCGAGGTGGCGGCCATGCTTGGCGTCATCGGCGTCGAGCGCATCGATCAGCTGTTTGATGAGATCCCCGCCGAACTGCGTTGTGGCACCCTTGCCGAGCTGGGCCCTGGCCTGAGCGAGATGGAGGTCGGTCGGCTGCTGCAGCAACGGGCGCGGGCCGATGCCGGTGGCCTGCTGTTCATCGGCGCCGGCGCCTACGATCATCACATCCCCGCGGCGGTCTGGCAGCTGGCCAGCCGCGGCGAGTTTTACAGCGCCTACACCCCCTATCAGGCCGAGGCCAGCCAGGGCACCCTGCAGCTGCTGTACGAATTCCAATCGATGATGACCGCCCTGACCGCGATGGAGGTGTCCAACGCCTCCCTCTACGACGGAGCCTCCGCCCTGGCCGAGGCCATCCTCATGGCGCTGCGGCTCAATCGCAAGTCCCAATCGCGCCGGGTACTGTTGCCGCGCAGCCTGCATCCCGCCTATCGCCGCAGCGTCGCCAGCATAGTCCGCCAGCAGGGGGTTGAGCTGATTGAACTGCCCTTTGACGCGGCCACGGGCCGTACCGATCCCGCCGCGCTGGCACCCTACGCCGGCGAGGACATTGCCGCGCTGGTCATAGCCCAGCCGAATTTCTTTGGCGTGCTGGAAGAGGTGGATGAGCTGGCCGACTGGGCCCTGGCGCAGCAGGCCATCAGCATTGGCGTGGTCAACCCCCTGTCGCTGGCGCTGCTCAAGCCGCCGGGGGAATGGGGTGCTGCGGGGGTGGACATCTGCTGTGGCGAGGGTCAGCCCCTGGGCATACCGCTCAGCTCCGGCGGGCCCTATTTCGGCTTTCTCACCAGTCGCCAGCGCCATGTGCGGCAGATGCCGGGGCGCATCGTCGGCCGCACCCTGGATCTGGACGGCAACCCCGGCTTCAGCCTCACCCTACAGGCGCGTGAGCAGCACATCCGCCGCTCCAAGGCCACCTCCAACATCTGCACCAATCAGGGCCTGATGGTCACCGCCGCCACCATTCACTTAAGCCTGCTCGGCTTCAACGGCCTGGCCAACACCGCCGCTGCCTGTCACGCCAACACCCAACAGCTGGTCCAGCTGCTGTGCCAGGTCAAGGGCGTCGAGCCCCTGTTCAGCGGCGCAATGTTCCATGAGCAGGCCCTGCGCCTGCCCCTGGCCGTCGGCGATGTGCTGCGCGCCCTGGCGGCGCACAATGTACTCGGCGGCTACGACCTCAGCCGCGACTACCCGGAGCTGGGCAACGCCCTGCTGGTCTGCGCCACGGAAAAGCGCAGCGCCGAGGAGATGCAGCACTATCAGCAGAAGCTGGAGCGCATCATCAACGCCCGCGCCCCCTGCCCGGTGCGACCGAAGTTCTGA
- the flgG gene encoding flagellar basal-body rod protein FlgG, protein MFPALWTAKTGLDAQQTKMTVISNNLANVATTGFKRDRAIFEDLIYQNRRQVGGLADQNNTLPSGLQTGTGVRVVATEKIHTQGNLQRTENSLDMAVQGNGYFQISYPDGTIAYTRDGTFQRNAEGEVVTSNGMLLEPAITIPDNATSISIGSDGVVTVSIAGEADATNLGTIQLATFINPAGLEPIGQNLFRETAASGAPAVANPGEEDTGTLLQGHLESSNVNTVEELVGMIETQRAYEMNSKAISKSDEMLGQLTQRL, encoded by the coding sequence ATGTTTCCGGCACTTTGGACCGCAAAAACCGGTCTTGACGCCCAGCAGACGAAGATGACGGTTATTTCCAATAACCTGGCCAACGTCGCGACCACGGGTTTCAAGCGCGATCGGGCTATCTTTGAAGACCTCATCTACCAGAACCGCCGTCAGGTGGGCGGCTTGGCCGATCAGAACAACACCCTGCCATCCGGCCTGCAGACCGGCACCGGCGTGCGCGTGGTGGCGACGGAAAAGATCCACACCCAGGGCAACCTGCAGCGCACGGAAAACTCCCTGGACATGGCGGTGCAGGGCAACGGCTATTTCCAGATCAGCTACCCCGACGGCACCATCGCCTACACCCGCGATGGCACCTTCCAGCGCAATGCCGAGGGCGAGGTGGTTACCTCCAACGGCATGTTGCTGGAGCCGGCCATCACCATCCCGGACAACGCCACCAGCATCAGCATTGGCTCGGATGGCGTGGTCACCGTGTCCATCGCCGGCGAGGCCGATGCGACCAATCTGGGCACCATCCAGCTGGCCACCTTCATCAATCCAGCCGGTCTTGAGCCCATTGGTCAGAACCTGTTCCGCGAGACCGCCGCCAGCGGCGCGCCGGCGGTGGCCAACCCCGGCGAGGAGGACACCGGCACCCTGCTGCAGGGCCATCTGGAAAGCTCCAACGTGAACACAGTGGAGGAGTTGGTGGGCATGATCGAGACCCAGCGGGCCTATGAGATGAATTCCAAGGCCATATCCAAATCCGACGAGATGCTGGGCCAGTTGACGCAGCGTCTGTAA
- a CDS encoding flagellar basal body L-ring protein FlgH yields the protein MNKLMFTALFSAGLLVGCNNMAPKRDPLYAPAMPVVQKEPPTGNGAIYQAGHGMTWFEDLRARRVGDLLTVRLVEKTSGSKVAETAADKTSSTTVGVPNVLGMSPDKLSASMSSTHAFDGSGDSKQSNSLSGEITVTVVEVLPNGNMMIRGEKRIGINQGNEYVKISGIVQPQDIDANNTVPSTKIADPTIVYVGDGPVSESNSMGWLARFFIGALMPF from the coding sequence ATGAATAAGCTGATGTTTACCGCCCTGTTCAGCGCTGGCCTGTTGGTCGGCTGCAACAACATGGCGCCCAAGCGCGATCCCCTCTACGCCCCGGCCATGCCGGTGGTGCAGAAGGAGCCGCCCACGGGTAATGGCGCTATCTACCAGGCCGGCCATGGCATGACCTGGTTTGAGGACCTGCGCGCACGCCGGGTGGGCGATCTGCTCACTGTGCGTCTGGTGGAAAAGACCAGCGGCAGCAAGGTGGCCGAGACGGCGGCGGACAAGACCTCGTCCACCACCGTGGGCGTGCCCAATGTGCTGGGCATGAGCCCGGACAAGCTGTCCGCCAGCATGAGTTCCACCCATGCCTTTGATGGCAGCGGCGACAGCAAGCAGAGCAACAGCCTGAGCGGCGAGATCACGGTCACCGTGGTGGAGGTGCTGCCCAATGGCAACATGATGATCCGGGGTGAAAAGCGCATCGGTATCAACCAGGGCAACGAGTACGTCAAGATCTCCGGCATCGTTCAGCCGCAGGACATAGACGCCAACAATACGGTGCCCTCGACCAAGATCGCCGATCCCACCATCGTCTATGTGGGTGACGGTCCGGTGAGTGAATCCAACAGCATGGGTTGGCTGGCACGCTTCTTCATCGGCGCCTTGATGCCTTTCTAG
- a CDS encoding flagellar basal body P-ring protein FlgI: protein MYSLSSPNTGNRGKILPLLAVLALALLAAPVQAERIKDLASVAGVRSNQLLGYGLVVGLDGSGDKVNSSPFTEQSLKSLLTQLGIAAPAGLKINPKNVAAVMVHADLPPFAKPGQQIDITVSSVGDAKSLRGGSLLMTPLKGADGRVYAVAQGNLVVGGLAAQGNDGSKITVNIPSVGRIPGGATVERMVANPFNDSDNLIFNLHRGDFSTARAVTDAINQAIGPGTAKPIDATSISVQAPRDAGQRVSFMAMLENIEVKPGAAAAKIIVNSRTGTVVINSQVRVSPAAVSHGSLTVTIKENLDVSQPAPLSEGETVVTPNSDLYVNQGANRMFVFDPGVSLNQVVQAVNQVGAAPSDLVAILEALKQAGALNAELIVI from the coding sequence ATGTACAGCCTATCCAGCCCTAATACCGGCAACAGGGGCAAGATCCTGCCGCTGTTGGCAGTCTTGGCCCTGGCCCTGCTGGCCGCTCCGGTGCAGGCGGAGCGGATCAAGGACCTGGCCTCGGTGGCCGGGGTGCGCAGCAATCAGCTGTTGGGCTACGGCTTGGTGGTGGGCTTGGACGGCTCCGGCGATAAGGTCAACTCCTCGCCCTTCACCGAGCAAAGCCTGAAAAGCCTGCTCACCCAGCTGGGCATAGCCGCGCCCGCCGGGCTGAAGATCAACCCCAAGAACGTGGCGGCGGTGATGGTGCATGCCGACCTGCCGCCCTTTGCCAAGCCCGGTCAGCAGATCGATATCACTGTGTCCTCGGTGGGGGATGCCAAGAGCCTGCGCGGCGGCAGCCTGCTGATGACGCCGCTGAAGGGTGCCGATGGCCGGGTCTATGCCGTGGCCCAGGGCAATCTGGTGGTGGGCGGCCTGGCCGCTCAGGGCAATGACGGCTCCAAGATCACCGTCAACATCCCCAGCGTGGGGCGCATTCCCGGTGGCGCCACCGTGGAGCGCATGGTGGCCAACCCCTTCAATGATTCGGATAACCTGATCTTCAACCTGCATCGGGGGGATTTCTCCACCGCCCGTGCGGTGACCGATGCCATCAACCAGGCCATAGGCCCCGGTACCGCCAAGCCGATCGACGCCACCTCCATCAGCGTGCAGGCACCCAGGGATGCCGGTCAGCGGGTCTCTTTCATGGCCATGCTGGAGAATATCGAGGTCAAGCCCGGCGCGGCAGCGGCCAAGATCATCGTCAACTCGCGCACCGGTACCGTGGTGATCAACAGCCAGGTGCGGGTCAGCCCGGCGGCGGTGTCCCATGGCAGCCTGACGGTGACCATCAAGGAGAATCTGGATGTGTCCCAGCCCGCGCCCCTGAGCGAGGGCGAGACGGTGGTCACGCCCAATTCCGATCTCTATGTGAACCAGGGTGCCAACCGCATGTTTGTATTCGACCCCGGCGTGAGCCTGAATCAGGTGGTGCAGGCGGTGAATCAGGTGGGCGCGGCACCGAGCGATCTGGTGGCCATTCTTGAAGCCCTGAAGCAGGCCGGCGCCCTCAACGCCGAGCTGATTGTGATCTAG
- the flgJ gene encoding flagellar assembly peptidoglycan hydrolase FlgJ, giving the protein MAVADVSVYTEFSGLTALKAQAAKDPDAALDEVARQFEAMFLQQMLKEMRKASPGDGLFDSSQTQFYREMYDQQLVQHLSKSGGIGLTEVLKRQLGGAQEPALAAREGLDSLPLLAGQSPSMPLQGAMQAGPLALDNRIHPGLRRAPMGGPTSTGAGQPSPSASAPSAAGVESEAPFANAADFVQRLRPHAQEAAARLGVEPDVLIAQAALESGWGKRQISHADGGTAHNLFGIKADRSWQGDKVAVSTLEYEGGVAVRKTEPFRAYASYRESFMDYANFIQSNPRYGKALSVADDPKAYFRELQKAGYATDPKYADKLISVMQGPQMRDAG; this is encoded by the coding sequence ATGGCCGTAGCGGATGTCTCTGTCTATACCGAATTCTCCGGCCTGACCGCGCTCAAGGCGCAGGCGGCCAAGGACCCGGACGCGGCCCTGGATGAGGTGGCGCGTCAGTTCGAGGCCATGTTCCTGCAGCAGATGCTCAAGGAGATGCGCAAGGCCAGCCCCGGCGATGGCCTGTTTGACAGCAGCCAGACCCAGTTTTACCGGGAGATGTACGACCAGCAGCTGGTGCAGCACCTGAGCAAGAGCGGCGGTATTGGCCTGACCGAGGTGCTCAAGCGCCAGCTGGGCGGGGCGCAGGAACCGGCCCTGGCGGCGCGGGAGGGGCTGGATAGTCTGCCCCTGCTGGCCGGTCAGAGCCCCTCCATGCCCCTGCAGGGGGCCATGCAGGCCGGACCGCTGGCGCTGGATAACCGGATTCACCCCGGTCTGAGACGAGCGCCCATGGGTGGCCCGACCTCGACCGGGGCAGGGCAGCCGTCGCCATCGGCCAGCGCGCCCAGCGCGGCTGGGGTGGAGTCAGAGGCACCCTTCGCCAATGCGGCGGATTTTGTCCAGCGTCTGCGCCCCCATGCCCAGGAGGCGGCGGCCAGGTTGGGGGTGGAGCCGGATGTGCTCATCGCCCAGGCGGCGCTGGAGAGCGGCTGGGGCAAGCGCCAGATCAGCCATGCCGATGGCGGCACGGCGCACAACCTGTTCGGCATCAAGGCCGACCGCAGCTGGCAGGGGGACAAGGTGGCGGTATCTACCCTGGAGTACGAGGGCGGCGTGGCGGTACGCAAGACCGAACCCTTCCGCGCCTACGCCAGTTATCGCGAGAGCTTTATGGATTACGCCAATTTTATTCAGTCCAACCCGCGCTACGGCAAGGCCCTGAGCGTGGCGGACGACCCCAAGGCCTACTTCAGGGAGTTGCAGAAGGCCGGTTATGCCACCGACCCCAAGTACGCCGATAAATTGATCTCGGTGATGCAGGGGCCACAGATGCGGGATGCGGGTTGA